One genomic window of Quercus lobata isolate SW786 chromosome 9, ValleyOak3.0 Primary Assembly, whole genome shotgun sequence includes the following:
- the LOC115959624 gene encoding F-box protein PP2-B10-like — MMEKEREGERNGPTSCDADVSVLPEECISNIVSLTSPKDACTACAVSPIFRAAAESNVVWTRFLPSDYQAIIARSSTSLDSLNFSSKKQLYLSLSDNPILIDDNKKSFFLDKLSGKKCYLLSARDLSIAAGHNNMHWLWFSLAESRFRKVAELHHVRLFDICGKMNTSMLSPKTNYVAYLVYKLRRKTHGFHRFPPMASVGTTGGVEDCKQTVCLSRPKREPRKQHPLLPKWRKDGWFESKLGEYFNEGGENDELQIRLMEVEAGTVKSGLIVEGIEIRPTKG; from the exons atgatggaaaaagagagagaaggagaaaggaATGGTCCTACCTCCTGCGATGCGGACGTTTCAGTATTACCAGAGGAATGCATATCGAACATAGTATCATTGACGAGTCCTAAGGATGCTTGCACAGCTTGTGCGGTTTCTCCTATATTCCGTGCGGCTGCCGAGTCCAACGTTGTCTGGACTAGGTTCTTGCCGTCCGATTATCAAGCCATCATTGCTCGATCATCAACATCATTGGATTCCTTGAACTTCTCTTCTAAGAAACAGCTCTATCTCAGCCTCTCCGATAACCCCATCTTGATCGACGACAATAAAAAG AGCTTTTTCTTGGACAAATTGAGTGGAAAGAAATGTTACCTTCTTTCTGCAAGGGACCTGTCCATTGCAGCGGGTCACAATAATATGCATTGGCTATGGTTTTCTCTAGCTGAATCCAG GTTTCGAAAGGTAGCTGAACTTCATCATGTGCGGTTGTTTGATATCTGTGGCAAGATGAATACTTCAATGCTGTCTCCGAAAACAAACTATGTCGCTTACCTTGTGTACAAGTTGAGGAGGAAAACTCATGGGTTTCATCGATTTCCTCCAATGGCTTCAGTTGGAACTACTGGAGGTGTTGAAGATTGTAAACAAACTGTTTGTTTGAGCAGGCCTAAAAGGGAGCCAAGGAAGCAGCACCCTTTGCTTCCGAAGTGGAGAAAAGATGGATGGTTTGAGAGTAAGTTGGGTGAATATTTCAATGAGGGAGGAGAAAATGATGAACTGCAGATTAGACTTATGGAGGTAGAAGCTGGTACCGTTAAGTCTGGCCTCATTGTTGAAGGGATCGAGATTAGGCCTACAAAGGGTTGA